In Candidatus Eisenbacteria bacterium, one DNA window encodes the following:
- the panB gene encoding 3-methyl-2-oxobutanoate hydroxymethyltransferase, translated as MKQRGDPITMVTAYDYPTARIADEAGVEMLLIGDSLGTVVLGYENTLPVTVEDILHHTRAVVRARPTAMVVADMPFMSYQVSVEQAVLNAGRLVQEGGADAVKLEGGERTAAAIRRIVEIGIPVVGHLGLTPQSVLAFGGHKVQARGEADQERLVRDAHALAAAGCFAIVLEGIPARLGAQVTREIPVPTIGIGAGVECDGQVLVTHDLLGLYLGRAPKFVRRYAALADTMRDAFVRYVADVKARKFPNAEESY; from the coding sequence ATGAAGCAGCGCGGAGATCCGATCACCATGGTGACCGCCTACGACTACCCGACCGCGCGAATCGCGGACGAGGCCGGCGTCGAGATGCTGCTGATCGGCGACAGCCTCGGCACCGTCGTGCTCGGCTACGAGAACACGCTGCCGGTCACGGTCGAGGACATTCTCCACCACACGCGCGCCGTGGTCCGGGCCAGGCCGACCGCCATGGTGGTCGCCGACATGCCGTTCATGTCGTACCAGGTGAGCGTCGAACAGGCGGTACTGAACGCCGGCCGGCTGGTGCAGGAAGGCGGCGCCGATGCGGTCAAGCTCGAGGGTGGTGAACGCACCGCCGCTGCGATTCGTCGCATCGTCGAGATCGGGATCCCGGTCGTCGGACACCTCGGGCTCACGCCTCAGTCGGTGCTCGCTTTTGGCGGTCACAAGGTGCAGGCGCGCGGCGAAGCCGACCAGGAGCGACTGGTGCGGGACGCGCACGCGCTGGCGGCAGCCGGCTGCTTCGCGATCGTGCTCGAGGGCATTCCAGCGCGGCTCGGAGCACAGGTCACACGCGAGATCCCGGTTCCCACCATCGGCATCGGCGCCGGTGTGGAGTGCGACGGTCAGGTGCTCGTCACCCACGACCTGTTGGGTCTCTATCTCGGACGCGCGCCCAAGTTCGTTCGTCGCTACGCTGCTCTGGCGGACACCATGCGGGACGCGTTCGTTCGCTACGTGGCGGACGTCAAGGCGCGCAAGTTCCCGAATGCCGAGGAATCCTATTGA
- a CDS encoding pantoate--beta-alanine ligase — MRMVRESSTVRLAIAAWRRAGDRIAFVPTMGAIHAGHLSLVARARRSADRVVASIFVNPLQFGPREDYRRYPRPLVRDRAQLEEAAVDLLWTPEVDDLYPSGHRTRVRVTGLTDGLEGAARPGHFDGVCTVVAKLLLIVQPDVLWLGQKDAQQARVIEQMVADLDLAVMVRRGETTREPDGLALSSRNAYLSVTERRQALALSRGLREARRRLAGGERSALRIQNAVRKLWRDFPLVREDYVAVVDASTLEPVTRVSGRVLVAVAARVGATRLIDNFEWEPR, encoded by the coding sequence ATGCGGATGGTGCGCGAGAGCTCGACGGTGCGACTGGCGATCGCCGCGTGGCGCCGCGCGGGAGACCGCATTGCGTTCGTACCCACGATGGGAGCGATTCATGCCGGGCACCTGAGCCTGGTCGCGCGCGCGCGGCGCTCGGCGGATCGGGTGGTTGCCAGCATTTTCGTCAACCCGCTGCAGTTCGGGCCGCGCGAAGACTATCGCCGCTACCCGCGTCCGCTCGTGCGCGATCGCGCGCAGCTCGAGGAGGCGGCCGTCGATCTGCTGTGGACGCCCGAGGTCGATGACCTGTATCCGTCCGGGCATCGCACCCGGGTGCGCGTCACCGGACTCACCGACGGACTCGAGGGGGCGGCGCGCCCCGGTCACTTCGATGGAGTCTGCACGGTGGTGGCGAAACTGCTCCTGATCGTGCAGCCGGACGTCCTGTGGCTCGGCCAGAAAGATGCCCAGCAGGCGCGCGTGATCGAACAGATGGTCGCCGATCTGGATCTCGCCGTGATGGTGCGGCGCGGCGAGACCACTCGTGAGCCGGATGGACTCGCGTTGTCTTCGCGCAATGCGTATCTCTCGGTCACCGAGCGACGTCAGGCGCTGGCGCTGTCGCGGGGACTGCGCGAGGCGCGGCGGCGCCTCGCCGGTGGCGAGCGCTCGGCGCTGCGGATTCAGAACGCCGTGCGCAAGTTGTGGCGCGACTTTCCGCTGGTGCGCGAGGACTACGTGGCCGTTGTGGATGCGAGCACGCTCGAACCCGTGACGCGAGTGAGCGGTCGCGTGCTGGTGGCGGTCGCGGCCCGCGTCGGCGCCACGC